The Vigna unguiculata cultivar IT97K-499-35 chromosome 6, ASM411807v1, whole genome shotgun sequence genome contains a region encoding:
- the LOC114188688 gene encoding sodium/hydrogen exchanger 6-like, with product MASEIEISPADARKAPGKEQQAAGVGILLQIMMLVLSFVLGHVLRRKKVYIIPEASASLLIGLIVGILANISNTETSIRAWFNFHEEFFFLFLLPPIIFQSGFSLAPKPFFSNFGAIVTFAIFGTFIASIVTGILVYLGGLLFLMYRLPLVECLMFGALISATDPVTVLSIFQELGTDVNLYALVFGESVLNDAMAISLYRTMSSVKAHPSGQNLFMVVVRFLETFVGSMSAGVGVGFISALLFKYAGLDIDNLQNLESCLFVLFPYFSYMLAEGLGLSGIVSILFTGIVMKHYTYSNLSQSSQRFASAFFELISSLAETFVFIYMGFDIAMEQHSWSHVGFIFFSIIFIGIARAANVFSCAYLVNLVRPSHRKIPPKHQRALWYSGLRGAMAFALALQSVHDLPEGHGQTIFTATTAIVVLTVLLIGGSTGTMLEALDVVGGDDDSPLSSSIGTITNFDGNNGYIAPPYNEESSSGNKIKMKLKEFHKSAASFTAFDKNYLTPFFTTQNGDEDDEAEPFTSTRSGFHGQNRY from the exons ATGGCTTCGGAGATTGAAATTTCTCCGGCCGACGCTCGCAAGGCTCCCGGCAAGGAGCAGCAAGCGGCCGGCGTCGGAATCCTTCTGCAGATCATGATGCTCGTCCTGTCTTTCGTCCTCGGCCACGTTCTCCGTCGCAAGAAGGTTTACATCATCCCCGAAGCCAGTGCTTCTCTTCTCATAG GGTTAATTGTTGGCATTCTAGCAAACATTTCGAACACCGAGACTAGTATCAG GGCGTGGTTCAATTTTCACGAGGAGTTTTTCTTCCTGTTCCTGCTACCTCCTATCATATT TCAGTCCGGGTTCAGTCTCGCACCT AAACCCTTTTTCTCGAATTTTGGAGCAATAGTCACATTTGCTATATTCGGCACCTTTATAGCTTCAATTGTTACGGGTATCTTGGT TTATCTTGGTGGTTTGCTCTTTCTAATGTATAGGCTACCTCTCGTAGAGTGCCTGATGTTTGGTGCTCTTATATCAGCTACCGATCCTGTAACTGTTTTGTCCATATTCCAG GAGCTGGGCACTGATGTCAATCTATATGCCTTGGTTTTTGGGGAATCCGTTTTGAATGATGCA ATGGCAATTTCTTTGTACAG GACCATGTCATCTGTTAAAGCTCATCCATCTGGACAAAATTTATTCATGGTGGTTGTTCGGTTTTTGGAGACTTTTGTAGGGTCAATGTCAGCAG GTGTCGGTGTTGGATTTATATCTGCTTTG CTATTTAAGTATGCAGGATTAGATATTGACAA CCTTCAAAACTTGGAAAGCTGTCTATTTGTCCTTTTCCCATATTTCTC gtACATGCTTGCTGAAGGCCTTGGTCTCTCTGGTATTGTTTCAATACTGTTCACTGGAATA gTCATGAAGCATTATACGTATTCCAATTTGTCACAAAGTTCTCAAAGATTTGCTTCAGCCTTTTTCGAGTTGATATCATCTTTAGCTGAAACATTTGT ATTTATATACATGGGCTTTGATATTGCTATGGAGCAACATAGCTGGTCACATGTTGGATTTATATTCTTCTCCATT ATATTTATCGGAATTGCAAG GGCTGCAAATGTCTTTTCTTGTGCTTATTTGGTCAATCTGGTTAGACCCAGTCATCGAAAGATACCTCCAAAACATCAGAGGGCGCTTTGGTACAGTG GACTTCGAGGAGCAATGGCTTTTGCGCTTGCTCTGCAATCCGTTCATGATCTTCCAGAAGGACATGGACAGACCATCTTTACTGCAACTACTGCTATAGTTGTCTTGACG GTATTGCTAATTGGTGGTTCGACGGGTACCATGCTGGAAGCTCTAGATGTTGTAGGTGGTGATGATGATAGCCCTTTGTCTTCTTCAATTGGTACTATCACA AATTTTGATGGAAACAACGGTTATATTGCTCCTCCTTACAATGAAGAGTCATCTTCAGGGAACAAAATCAAGATGAAGCTAAAAGAATTCCACAAGAG TGCTGCATCCTTTACAGCATTTGATAAAAACTACCTGACCCCATTCTTTACAACTCAAaatggagatgaagatgatgaag CCGAGCCTTTTACTTCTACAAGATCGGGATTTCATGGGCAGAACCGCTATTAG